In Drosophila simulans strain w501 chromosome 3R, Prin_Dsim_3.1, whole genome shotgun sequence, a single window of DNA contains:
- the LOC6727429 gene encoding glycine receptor subunit alpha-4: protein MVFQIIILVICTICMKHYAKGEFQQSLAITDILPEDIKRYDKMRPPKKEGQPTIVYFHVTVMGLDSIDENSMTYVADVFFAQTWKDHRLRLPENMTQEYRLLEVDWLKNMWRPDSFFKNAKSVTFQTMTIPNHYMWLYKDKTILYMVKLTLKLSCIMNFAIYPHDTQECKLQMESLSHTTDDLIFQWDPTTPLVVDENIELPQVALIRNETADCTQVYSTGNFTCLEVVFTLKRRLVYYVFNTYIPTCMIVIMSWVSFWIKPEAAPARVTLGVTSLLTLSTQHAKSQSSLPPVSYLKAVDAFMSVCTVFVFMALMEYCLINIVLSDTPIPKPMAYPPKPVAGDGTKKEGEGAPPGGSNSTASKQQATMLPLADEKIEKIEKIFDEMTKNRRIVTTTRRVVRPPLDADGPWIPRQESRIILTPTIAPPPPPPPPAAPEPELPKPKLTPAQERLKRAIYIDRSSRVLFPALFASLNGIYWCVFYEYL, encoded by the exons ATGGTGTTCCAAATAATAATCCTGGTGATCTGCACCATCTGCATGAAGCACTACGCCAAAGGGGAGTTTCA ACAAAGTCTGGCCATAACCGACATCCTGCCCGAGGACATCAAGCGCTACGACAAGATGAGACCGCCGAAGAAAGAGGGTCAGCCGACGATAGTCTACTTCCATGTGACCGTGATGGGTCTGGACTCCATTGATGAGAACTCGATGACTTATGTGGCGGATGTGTTCTTTGCCCAGACGTGGAAGGATCATCGCCTGCGATTGCCGGAGAATATGACACAGGAATACCGCTTGCTGGAGGTGGACTGGCTGAAGAATATGTGGCGTCCGGACTCGTTTTTCAAAAACGCCAAATCGGTGACCTTTCAGACCATGACCATACCCAATCACTACATGTGGCTGTACAAGGATAAGACCATTCTGTACATGGTCAAGCTAACGCTGAAGCTGTCCTGCATCATGAATTTCGCCATTTATCCTCATGACACACAGGAGTGCAAGCTGCAAATGGAAAGCC TGTCCCACACCACGGATGACTTGATATTCCAGTGGGATCCCACCACGCCCCTTGTGGTGGACGAAAACATCGAGCTGCCGCAGGTGGCCCTCATCCGGAATGAAACGGCGGACTGCACCCAGGTTTATTCCACAGGCAACTTCACCTGCCTGGAGGTGGTGTTCACCCTTAAGCGACGATTGGTTTACTACGTATTCAACACCTACATTCCCACCTGCATGATTGTGATCATGTCATGGGTATCCTTCTGGATCAAGCCGGAGGCGGCACCAGCCCGTGTGACTCTGGGTGTCACCTCCTTGCTAACGCTTTCCACGCAACACGCCAAATCGCAATCGTCTCTGCCACCTGTTTCCTATCTCAAGGCAGTGGACGCCTTTATGTCCGTTTGCACGGTGTTCGTGTTCATGGCCCTCATGGAGTATTGTCTAATAAATATCGTTCTGAGCGACACGCCCATTCCCAAGCCGATGGCCTATCCACCCAAACCAGTGGCGGGAGATGGAACCAAAAAGGAGGGCGAGGGTGCTCCACCTGGGGGCAGCAACTCGACGGCCAGCAAGCAGCAAGCCACTATGTTGCCACTGGCCGATGAAAAGATCGAGAAGATTGAGAAGATCTTTGACGAGATGACCAAGAATAGGAGG ATTGTAACCACCACACGCCGCGTGGTGCGTCCGCCACTTGACGCCGATGGTCCGTGGATTCCGCGCCAGGAGTCGCGGATAATATTGACCCCGACTATCgctcctccgccaccgcccCCTCCGCCAGCGGCACCGGAACCGGAACTGCCCAAGCCGAAACTCACACCCGCCCAGGAGCGGCTCAAGCGGGCTATATATATAGATCGGTCCTCGCGCGTCCTTTTCCCCGCCCTCTTCGCCAGTCTGAATGGCATCTACTGGTGTGTGTTCTACGAGTATCTATAA
- the LOC6727428 gene encoding plasminogen isoform X1 has translation MIGKMQTKVLLLCLVLSLGTFLTAQGQSDAGNDEEQPLHLTNDASFFQPHLHDRRLGRQLSEDLAESQSSASSVSSSSQSGSAYEDDDDDVEGSSEYYDSDEEQSEGSNESLPRLLSQSTFNRISETLGALNHVGHMLVDITRGGQDQAKTEGTEKSEDTSQDNSQTGGSSSATTSAFSTTEVVPSSTSSPQGKSEPLPGVSDKLMDPLPITLSANSLLPAGKPANLSVIQVATKRIGIDDSAPMFVENKELKLKKKKKKNKNKQKVKKPSEEGAAIPVVQGAQQSQQKIKIPTTPRTTTTSTTTEAPITLSPLDQLAEASDEAGTGKDVENYCKTPSGRRGRCEDLSSCPALLLNLSSLRESLCFKSLYVPGVCCPISSSSTVLTTQKPLRLTTRATTTTSTTKATQPTKKSTVRPTTRPTSGLVLIPQKKPPTTTTTTTTEVPLEPEGLDEIGNNIVDPDECGQQEYSTGRIVGGVEAPNGQWPWMAAIFLHGPKRTEFWCGGSLIGTKYILTAAHCTRDSRQKPFAARQFTVRLGDIDLSTDAEPSDPVTFAVKEVRTHERFSRIGFYNDIAILVLDKPVRKSKYVIPVCLPKGIRMPPKERLPGRRATVVGWGTTYYGGKESTSQRQAELPIWRNEDCDRSYFQPINENFICAGYSDGGVDACQGDSGGPLMMRYDSHWVQLGVVSFGNKCGEPGYPGVYTRVTEYLDWIRDHTRD, from the exons ATGATTGGCAAGATGCAAACGAAGGTTTTACTGCTGTGCCTGG TACTCTCCTTGGGAACATTTCTGACCGCTCAGGGACAATCGGATGCCGGAAACGATGAGGAGCAACCACTCCATTTGACCAACGACG CGTCTTTCTTTCAGCCGCATCTGCACGATCGACGACTGGGTCGCCAGTTGAGCGAGGATCTCGCAGAGAGCCAGAGCTCGGCAAGCAgtgtcagcagcagcagtcagtCCGGCTCCGCCTAcgaggatgacgatgacgacgttGAGGGTTCCAGTGAGTACTACGATAGCGACGAGGAACAGTCCGAGGGAAGCAACGAATCCCTGCCTCGTTTGCTCTCCCAATCCACCTTTAATCGCATCTCTGAGACGTTGGGAGCGCTCAACCATGTGGGGCACATGCTGGTGGACATAACTCGCGGTGGGCAGGACCAGGCCAAAACGGAGGGGACGGAAAAGAGTGAGGATACAAGCCAGGACAATAGTCAGACGGGTGGATCGTCCAGCGCAACCACAAGTGCTTTCAGCACCACCGAAGTGGTTCCCTCCTCCACATCCTCCCCACAAGGAAAATCGGAACCACTGCCAGGAGTCTCCGACAAACTTATGGATCCTCTACCGATTACACTCTCTGCCAATAGTTTACTACCAGCTGGCAAGCCTGCGAATCTGAGTGTTATCCAAGTGGCCACCAAAAGAATCGGTATAGATGACTCTGCTCCCATGTTTGTGGAGAATAAGGAGCTCAAgctgaagaagaaaaagaagaagaataAGAACAAGCAGAAGGTCAAGAAGCCCAGTGAAGAAGGAGCCGCGATTCCGGTAGTCCAGGGAGCTCAGCAATCGCAGCAGAAGATCAAGATACCTACTACTCCGCGCACCACAACTACGTCCACCACCACAGAGGCACCTATTACTCTGAGCCCATTGGATCAGTTGGCAGAGGCTAGTGATGAGGCAGGAACCGGGAAAGATGTGGAAAACTACTGCAAGACGCCAAGTGGAAGGCGAGGACGTTGCGAGGATCTCAGCAGTTGTCCCGCTCTGCTGCTGAATCTCAGCAGCTTGAGGGAATCCCTGTGCTTTAAGAGTCTTTATGTGCCGGGTGTGTGCTGCCCCATTTCCTCATCCTCCACTGTTTTGACCACTCAAAAGCCTCTGAGGCTGACCACTCGTGCGACGAcgaccaccagcaccaccaagGCCACGCAGCCCACGAAGAAAAGCACCGTTCGACCCACGACGCGCCCCACATCTGGACTCGTGCTCATTCCCCAGAAGAAACCGCCCACTACCACGACGACCACCACCACGGAGGTGCCTCTGGAGCCGGAGGGTCTGGACGAGATCGGCAACAACATTGTTGATCCCGATGAGTGCGGTCAGCAGGAATACTCAACTGGTAGGATTGTTGGCGGAGTGGAAGCTCCGAATGGTCAGTGGCCATGGATGGCGGCCATTTTCCTCCATGGACCCAAGCGCACGGAGTTCTGGTGCGGTGGTTCGTTGATTGGCACCAAATATATCCTGACAGCTGCGCATTGCACGCGGGACTCGCGACAGAAACC ATTTGCTGCTCGACAGTTTACGGTTCGCTTGGGTGACATCGATCTGTCCACGGATGCGGAACCCTCTGATCCCGTGACCTTCGCCGTCAAGGAAGTGCGCACCCATGAGCG ATTCTCCCGCATTGGTTTCTACAATGACATTGCCATCCTGGTTTTGGATAAGCCCGTGAGGAAATCAAAGTATGTGATTCCAGTCTGCCTGCCAAAGGGAATCAGGATGCCGCCCAAGGAGCGGCTTCCCGGACGTAGAGCCACCGTTGtgggctggggcaccacctaCTACGGTGGTAAGGAGTCCACCAGCCAGCGGCAGGCGGAACTGCCCATCTGGCGGAATGAGGATTGCGACCGCAGTTACTTCCAGCCCATCAACGAGAACTTCATCTGCGCAGGATACTCCGATGGCGGAGTGGATGCTTGTCAG GGCGATTCTGGCGGTCCTTTGATGATGCGATATGACTCCCACTGGGTTCAACTGGGAGTGGTCTCCTTTGGCAACAAGTGTGGTGAGCCGGGGTATCCAG GTGTCTATACTCGAGTCACTGAATACCTTGACTGGATACGCGATCACACGAGGGATTAA
- the LOC6727428 gene encoding plasminogen isoform X2 gives MLPAFKLYKHVFPNILSLGTFLTAQGQSDAGNDEEQPLHLTNDASFFQPHLHDRRLGRQLSEDLAESQSSASSVSSSSQSGSAYEDDDDDVEGSSEYYDSDEEQSEGSNESLPRLLSQSTFNRISETLGALNHVGHMLVDITRGGQDQAKTEGTEKSEDTSQDNSQTGGSSSATTSAFSTTEVVPSSTSSPQGKSEPLPGVSDKLMDPLPITLSANSLLPAGKPANLSVIQVATKRIGIDDSAPMFVENKELKLKKKKKKNKNKQKVKKPSEEGAAIPVVQGAQQSQQKIKIPTTPRTTTTSTTTEAPITLSPLDQLAEASDEAGTGKDVENYCKTPSGRRGRCEDLSSCPALLLNLSSLRESLCFKSLYVPGVCCPISSSSTVLTTQKPLRLTTRATTTTSTTKATQPTKKSTVRPTTRPTSGLVLIPQKKPPTTTTTTTTEVPLEPEGLDEIGNNIVDPDECGQQEYSTGRIVGGVEAPNGQWPWMAAIFLHGPKRTEFWCGGSLIGTKYILTAAHCTRDSRQKPFAARQFTVRLGDIDLSTDAEPSDPVTFAVKEVRTHERFSRIGFYNDIAILVLDKPVRKSKYVIPVCLPKGIRMPPKERLPGRRATVVGWGTTYYGGKESTSQRQAELPIWRNEDCDRSYFQPINENFICAGYSDGGVDACQGDSGGPLMMRYDSHWVQLGVVSFGNKCGEPGYPGVYTRVTEYLDWIRDHTRD, from the exons ATGCTTCCTGCTTTCAAACTCTATAAGCATGTTTTCCCCAACA TACTCTCCTTGGGAACATTTCTGACCGCTCAGGGACAATCGGATGCCGGAAACGATGAGGAGCAACCACTCCATTTGACCAACGACG CGTCTTTCTTTCAGCCGCATCTGCACGATCGACGACTGGGTCGCCAGTTGAGCGAGGATCTCGCAGAGAGCCAGAGCTCGGCAAGCAgtgtcagcagcagcagtcagtCCGGCTCCGCCTAcgaggatgacgatgacgacgttGAGGGTTCCAGTGAGTACTACGATAGCGACGAGGAACAGTCCGAGGGAAGCAACGAATCCCTGCCTCGTTTGCTCTCCCAATCCACCTTTAATCGCATCTCTGAGACGTTGGGAGCGCTCAACCATGTGGGGCACATGCTGGTGGACATAACTCGCGGTGGGCAGGACCAGGCCAAAACGGAGGGGACGGAAAAGAGTGAGGATACAAGCCAGGACAATAGTCAGACGGGTGGATCGTCCAGCGCAACCACAAGTGCTTTCAGCACCACCGAAGTGGTTCCCTCCTCCACATCCTCCCCACAAGGAAAATCGGAACCACTGCCAGGAGTCTCCGACAAACTTATGGATCCTCTACCGATTACACTCTCTGCCAATAGTTTACTACCAGCTGGCAAGCCTGCGAATCTGAGTGTTATCCAAGTGGCCACCAAAAGAATCGGTATAGATGACTCTGCTCCCATGTTTGTGGAGAATAAGGAGCTCAAgctgaagaagaaaaagaagaagaataAGAACAAGCAGAAGGTCAAGAAGCCCAGTGAAGAAGGAGCCGCGATTCCGGTAGTCCAGGGAGCTCAGCAATCGCAGCAGAAGATCAAGATACCTACTACTCCGCGCACCACAACTACGTCCACCACCACAGAGGCACCTATTACTCTGAGCCCATTGGATCAGTTGGCAGAGGCTAGTGATGAGGCAGGAACCGGGAAAGATGTGGAAAACTACTGCAAGACGCCAAGTGGAAGGCGAGGACGTTGCGAGGATCTCAGCAGTTGTCCCGCTCTGCTGCTGAATCTCAGCAGCTTGAGGGAATCCCTGTGCTTTAAGAGTCTTTATGTGCCGGGTGTGTGCTGCCCCATTTCCTCATCCTCCACTGTTTTGACCACTCAAAAGCCTCTGAGGCTGACCACTCGTGCGACGAcgaccaccagcaccaccaagGCCACGCAGCCCACGAAGAAAAGCACCGTTCGACCCACGACGCGCCCCACATCTGGACTCGTGCTCATTCCCCAGAAGAAACCGCCCACTACCACGACGACCACCACCACGGAGGTGCCTCTGGAGCCGGAGGGTCTGGACGAGATCGGCAACAACATTGTTGATCCCGATGAGTGCGGTCAGCAGGAATACTCAACTGGTAGGATTGTTGGCGGAGTGGAAGCTCCGAATGGTCAGTGGCCATGGATGGCGGCCATTTTCCTCCATGGACCCAAGCGCACGGAGTTCTGGTGCGGTGGTTCGTTGATTGGCACCAAATATATCCTGACAGCTGCGCATTGCACGCGGGACTCGCGACAGAAACC ATTTGCTGCTCGACAGTTTACGGTTCGCTTGGGTGACATCGATCTGTCCACGGATGCGGAACCCTCTGATCCCGTGACCTTCGCCGTCAAGGAAGTGCGCACCCATGAGCG ATTCTCCCGCATTGGTTTCTACAATGACATTGCCATCCTGGTTTTGGATAAGCCCGTGAGGAAATCAAAGTATGTGATTCCAGTCTGCCTGCCAAAGGGAATCAGGATGCCGCCCAAGGAGCGGCTTCCCGGACGTAGAGCCACCGTTGtgggctggggcaccacctaCTACGGTGGTAAGGAGTCCACCAGCCAGCGGCAGGCGGAACTGCCCATCTGGCGGAATGAGGATTGCGACCGCAGTTACTTCCAGCCCATCAACGAGAACTTCATCTGCGCAGGATACTCCGATGGCGGAGTGGATGCTTGTCAG GGCGATTCTGGCGGTCCTTTGATGATGCGATATGACTCCCACTGGGTTCAACTGGGAGTGGTCTCCTTTGGCAACAAGTGTGGTGAGCCGGGGTATCCAG GTGTCTATACTCGAGTCACTGAATACCTTGACTGGATACGCGATCACACGAGGGATTAA